GTAGTTCTATTTGCTTTATAGACAAAACTACATAAAATTTGTGGGAATTGATAATTTTTCTAAAATTTGAATTTTCTCAAAATATCCCTTCTTTTCTTGTAAAATAAAAGATATTTCTGGAAATATTTATAAATAATACGCTCGTTATTATGGATATTAACCAATGTACCAGATAAATGTTGCATTTTAGTGTAATTTTTGGGTATCAAAACTTTAGGGTATACCTAGGTAATATACTATTGTTAATCTTTTGTTAACAACATACTTTAAAGAATGCTTCCTCGTTTTCAGCCATATTAATCATCTTTCAACATTTTACACGAACTCATTATGAAAAAGATACTCTTTTTGTTTGCTACTATATTAAGTACGCTTCACTTTACCCAAGCCCAAAATAATATGAATCAGCCTCCTATTAAAAAAATAGAAGTAACAGGAACAGCCGAGGAGGAAGTTTTACCTGATAAAATTTATGTGTCGATTACCCTGAAAGAATATTTCAAAGAAAAGGATAATAAAAATAGGGTAGATATTTTGGTACTAGAACAGCAATTGCAAAAAGCAGTAGCCGATGCAGGTGTACCAAAGGAAAGCCTTGTTGTAGGAGGTATCAATGGCTATCGTGAATGGTGGGGACGCAAAAAGCCGACTAATTTCTTGGAAAATAAAACCTACACCCTTTTGTTGCCAAACTTGTCTAAAATAGACGCTATTCTTAATCGTGTTGATGAAAAGGGTATTCTCTCGACTAATATTGAGCGTTTTGAATATTCAAAAATTGATGCTTTGAAAAAAGAAGTAAAAATTAAGGCTTTACAAGCTGCCAAAGAAAAAGCTAGTTACTTATTAGCGGGTATTGGCGAGCAACTAGGCGAAGCATTAGAAATCTATGAAATAGACAATGGCTATTACCCTCAGCCTGTATATGCTGCTGCAATGATGAAACGTGAAGCTGTAGCAATGGACAACAACGCCCCAATGGTAGAAAGCACAGTGGATGTACAAAAAATCAAAGTTCGCTTTGAAATGAAAGCGGTATTCAAAATAAAGTAATAGCTTTAGCTTTTGGCGAATAAGAAATAGCACGATTCAAAAAATCGTGCTATTTTCGTTTTTATTCAACAACTAAAAAAAGATGAAAACATTATTACTTTTTATTTTATTGGGGCTTTCGCTAATGGCAAAAGCTCAGGATACCTTTATATTAATCAAACCCTCAAGGGTATTTGATGGCGAAAACCTTCATGAAAATTGGCAGGTACTTGTCAAAAACCAAAAAATTGAGGCTGTTGGGGCTAATTTGAGCTATCCTTCCAATACCCAAATTATTGAGCAACCCAGTGCTACTTTGTTGCCTGGGCTTATAGAGGGGCATTCTCATTTGTTATTACATCCTTACAACGAGGTAACTTGGGATGACCAAGTACTAAAAGAGTCACGAGCTGAACGAATTTTGCGAGCGGGAGTTCATGCCAAAAATACCTTACTGGCAGGTTTTACGACAATTCGAGATTTGGGTACAGAAGGAGCCGACTACGATGATATTGGGCTAAAACAGGCCATCGAAAAAGGGGTAATTCTGGGGCCAAGAATGCTGGTAGCAGGGCGTGCCTTGGTGGCTACAGGGAGTTATGGCCCCAAAGGGTTTCAGTCGGACATCACTGTTGTACAAGGTGCACAAGAAGCCGATGGTATTGATAACTTAACCAAAGCCGTTCGGACACAAATCGGAAAAGGAGCCGATGTTGTAAAAGTATATGCCGATTATCGTTGGGGCTTGTTGAAAGATGCTCAACCTACTTTTTTAGAGTCGGAACTAAAACTAGTTGTTGATATTGCCAAAAGTTCGGGTCGTGATGTAGTGGCACACGCATCTACAGCCGAAGGCATGAGAAGGGCTATTTTGGCAGGAGTCAAAACCATTGAGCATGGCGATAATGCTACGCCCGAAATATTCCAGCTCATGAAAGAACATAATGTGTGCTACTGCCCAACCTTAGCCGCAGGCGATGCCGTCTCTCAATACCGAGGATGGAAAAAAGGAAAAGAACCAGAGCCAGAACGTATTGTAATCAAAAGAAAAACCTTTCGACAAGCCCTTGATGCTGGCGTGAAAATCTGTATGGGGGGCGATGTCGGGGTATTTCCTCATGGCGATAACGCCCGTGAAATGGAACTTTTGGTAGAATACGGCATGAGTCCTTTGGCTGTATTACGGTCGAGTACGTCGATCAATGCCGATATGTTTCAGTTAAAAGAGTTGGGTCGAATCAAAGCAGGTTTTTGGGCCGACTTAGTACTGGTAGAAGGTAACCCCGTAAACCAAATCAATCATATTCGTCACGTAAAAATGGTGATGAAGGCAGGACAGGTTATTACGAAATAACTTGCCAAATATGGTACAGAATAAATATTTTTATGAACACCAATAATTTTTTTAGGGTCTAATTGCTTTGCTTCCCAAAACAGTATTATATTTAAAGATAATTAATGGCCTATCTGGAATAAGTATTGTTTAGTAGAACCGCTTTTGGCTATTCAATTCATATCTCCATATTACTATTCTGAAATATACTTCGCTTCTTGAAAAATATGCTCATAAATCATAGGTAAAATTTTCTTTTTCCATTAGAAAGATTAAATATTCTGCGATTTATTATAGATTTACTCAAAATTGTCCTTATACTAATTCTTGTGATGATTTTATAGAAGAAAATGATAAATTTGTTCTGATATACCAATTATAGTAACATACAAACAATAGATTTTATAATATTAAAATAATACTCTTACCCCAAAGCGACTATGTTTTCAGAAAAAGACCTTTTACAAATTCAATCCAAAAACATTGAAATAGCTACAGTAGAACAACAAATTCAAGATTTTAAAGATGGATTTCCTTTCATGCAGCTCGAAAAAGCAGCAACTGTAGAGGATGGTGTAATTCGCTTATCAGAAGAAGATGTGACTAAATTTGCTGATTTATATGCCGAAAAATCCAAAGATTTAGATTTGCTCAAGTTTGTACCTGCTTCGGGTGCAGCTACCAGAATGTTTAAATCATTATTTACCTTTTTGACCGACGATAAATCCGACAAGTCGGTAGAGCAATTTTTTGAGCGTTTACCCGAATTTGCTTTTTACAAAGATTTAATAGAGCTAGTACCTGAAAATGCCGACAGAAAAACCATCGTAAGCTATTTTCTTACCGAAATAGGCTTGAATTATGGTTATTTACCCAAAGGCTTATTGAAGTTTCACTCTTATCCAGAGGGCTGTCGCACGCCACTCGAAGAACACATTATAGAGGCTGCCAATTATGGGGCATCGCACGGGAAAGCCCAATTACATTTTACCGTTTCGCCCGAGCATAATGCAGGTTTTAAGGGCTTGACAAAAAGTATCCTACCTTTTTATCAAAGAGAACTCAATACAACTTTTGATATAAGTTTTTCTGAACAAAAAGCTTCGACCGATACCATTGCCGTAAATATGGATAACTCGCCTTTCCGTGAAAAAGATGGCTCGTTGTTGTTTCGTCCTGCTGGTCATGGTGCTTTGTTAGAGAATCTCAACGACATGGTAGCCGATGTGGTATTTATCAAAAATATCGACAACGTTGTTCCTGATCGTATAAAGGCTACTACTTACGACTACAAAAAGGCATTAGCAGGAATTTTGTTGAACTTTCAGGAGCGTATTTTTGCTTACGAACAACAATTGTCGGCGGGTGCATCTTCTGAATTATTGGATGAATTAGCCACTTTTTTTGAGAAAGAGTTGTGCGTGTTGCCTCCAAGTGGTTTTGATACTTTGGGTAGCGACGAAAAAATAGCATATTTCCAAAGAAAACTAAACCGCCCGATACGTGTGTGTGGTGTTGTAAAAAATACAGGAGAGCCTGGAGGAGGGCCATTCTGGTGTAAAAATACCGATGGAACTACCTCATTGCAGATTGTAGAATCGGCTCAGGTAGATATGGACAACGAAGCTCAGAAAGCTACTTTCAATAATTCGACGCACTTCAATCCTGTTGACTTGATTTGTGGATTGAAAGATAGCCAAGGGCAAAAATTTGACCTTATTTCTTTCCGTGATCCTAAAACAGGTTTTGTAACGATTAAGTCAAGAGATGGTAAAGACCTGAAGGCTCAGGAGCTTCCGGGGCTTTGGAATGGTGCTATGGCCGACTGGAATACAGTTTTTGTAGAAGTACCTTTAATTACATTTAATCCTGTAAAAACTGTAAATGATTTGTTGAGAGAAGAACATCAATAAGCCATTTAATAATACAACAAATAGCCATGTCTTTTAAAAGGCATGGCTATTTGTATTTTGTTACAATACGCTATATCATATTAGCGTTATAGAATTGTCTGAAGACAATTTCACTCTCAAAATAAGAATATATTTTCTATCACTAACTTCTTTATGGACAGGAGTAATAGATAATAGGAAAAACACTTTTCTGAATACCTAACCAGTAGTTGGAGTTCAAAAAATCTCAATCATGCTTTTATGGTTGGGATTTTTTGTTTTTTAGGTGAAAATACCAAACTTTAGGACTTATTCATCAACCAATCTCAAACTATGAAAATAATAGAATGTCCCAGAGATGCCATGCAAGGGTGGCCACATTTTGTACCAACAGTCCTAAAGGTAGAATATATTAATACGCTTTTGCAAGTGGGCTTTGACACGCTCGACTTTGGGAGCTTTGTGTCTCCAAGGGCTATTCCACAAATGGCCGATACTGCACAAGTATATGAACAACTCAGGCTTTCGGCTACCAAGCTTTTGGCTATTGTGGCCAATCTAAAAGGAGCAGAGATAGCTGTTACATTCCAGCATATCCAGTACATAGGATTTCCTTTTTCTATTTCTGAAACTTTTCAGTTACGCAATACCAATAGTACAATTGCCGAGGCATTCCAAACGGTAGCAAATATTCAAGATTTATGTTTGAAGCATGGAAAAACGCTAGTAATATATTTCTCGATGGGTTTTGGAAATCCTTATGGTGATCTATACAACACAGCTATTGTGACAGAATGGGCTGCCCAAATGCACCAACTGGGTATAAAAATCATAGCCTTGTCCGACACCGTAGGTGTGGCTCATCCAGAAGTTGTTACTGATTTGTTTTCACAACTTATTCCCGAGTTTCCGAGCATAGAATTTGGGGCACATTTTCATGCCACGGCATTTGATTGGGAAGACAAAATTGAAGCAGCGTATCGGTCGGGATGCCGTCGGTTTGATGGGGCTTTGGGTGGTTTTGGCGGTTGTCCTATGGCCAACGACGATTTGGTTGGTAATATTAATACGATACCACTTTTACAAAAATTCAAAAGCGAACTTCCTCATATCAATACACAAGCCTGGCAAAAGGCTCAAGATATTAGCCAGCGGGTTTTTGTGTAAAGTACCACCGTAGATTTTCTGCTAGAAAAGGCTTACTAATAAAAATCATTGAGTAAGCCCAGAATATTATTTACCTTTCAGCACTTATCACAACAACAAAACCATGGAATTATATACATCCAACAAAGCCGATAATTTTGAATCGCCCGATTTTTATCAAATCGACGATTTATTGACTCCCGAGCATCTTCTTATTCGACAATCGGTAAGGGATTTTATCAAACGAGAAGTATCACCAATTATAGAAGATGCCGCTCAAAAAGCCTATTTTCCTGCCTATTTGGTACAAAAG
The DNA window shown above is from Flectobacillus major DSM 103 and carries:
- a CDS encoding SIMPL domain-containing protein; this encodes MKKILFLFATILSTLHFTQAQNNMNQPPIKKIEVTGTAEEEVLPDKIYVSITLKEYFKEKDNKNRVDILVLEQQLQKAVADAGVPKESLVVGGINGYREWWGRKKPTNFLENKTYTLLLPNLSKIDAILNRVDEKGILSTNIERFEYSKIDALKKEVKIKALQAAKEKASYLLAGIGEQLGEALEIYEIDNGYYPQPVYAAAMMKREAVAMDNNAPMVESTVDVQKIKVRFEMKAVFKIK
- a CDS encoding metal-dependent hydrolase family protein, with the protein product MKTLLLFILLGLSLMAKAQDTFILIKPSRVFDGENLHENWQVLVKNQKIEAVGANLSYPSNTQIIEQPSATLLPGLIEGHSHLLLHPYNEVTWDDQVLKESRAERILRAGVHAKNTLLAGFTTIRDLGTEGADYDDIGLKQAIEKGVILGPRMLVAGRALVATGSYGPKGFQSDITVVQGAQEADGIDNLTKAVRTQIGKGADVVKVYADYRWGLLKDAQPTFLESELKLVVDIAKSSGRDVVAHASTAEGMRRAILAGVKTIEHGDNATPEIFQLMKEHNVCYCPTLAAGDAVSQYRGWKKGKEPEPERIVIKRKTFRQALDAGVKICMGGDVGVFPHGDNAREMELLVEYGMSPLAVLRSSTSINADMFQLKELGRIKAGFWADLVLVEGNPVNQINHIRHVKMVMKAGQVITK
- a CDS encoding DUF4301 family protein — its product is MFSEKDLLQIQSKNIEIATVEQQIQDFKDGFPFMQLEKAATVEDGVIRLSEEDVTKFADLYAEKSKDLDLLKFVPASGAATRMFKSLFTFLTDDKSDKSVEQFFERLPEFAFYKDLIELVPENADRKTIVSYFLTEIGLNYGYLPKGLLKFHSYPEGCRTPLEEHIIEAANYGASHGKAQLHFTVSPEHNAGFKGLTKSILPFYQRELNTTFDISFSEQKASTDTIAVNMDNSPFREKDGSLLFRPAGHGALLENLNDMVADVVFIKNIDNVVPDRIKATTYDYKKALAGILLNFQERIFAYEQQLSAGASSELLDELATFFEKELCVLPPSGFDTLGSDEKIAYFQRKLNRPIRVCGVVKNTGEPGGGPFWCKNTDGTTSLQIVESAQVDMDNEAQKATFNNSTHFNPVDLICGLKDSQGQKFDLISFRDPKTGFVTIKSRDGKDLKAQELPGLWNGAMADWNTVFVEVPLITFNPVKTVNDLLREEHQ
- a CDS encoding hydroxymethylglutaryl-CoA lyase translates to MKIIECPRDAMQGWPHFVPTVLKVEYINTLLQVGFDTLDFGSFVSPRAIPQMADTAQVYEQLRLSATKLLAIVANLKGAEIAVTFQHIQYIGFPFSISETFQLRNTNSTIAEAFQTVANIQDLCLKHGKTLVIYFSMGFGNPYGDLYNTAIVTEWAAQMHQLGIKIIALSDTVGVAHPEVVTDLFSQLIPEFPSIEFGAHFHATAFDWEDKIEAAYRSGCRRFDGALGGFGGCPMANDDLVGNINTIPLLQKFKSELPHINTQAWQKAQDISQRVFV